From the genome of Acidimicrobiales bacterium:
CGGGCCCGGAACGTCGTCGACTACGACGACCTGCTCCTGTACTGGCGGGCGCTGGCGTTGTCCCCCACCGCCGGCCCGGTGCTGCGGTCGGCGTTCGACCAAGTCCTGGTCGACGAGTACCAGGACACCAACGCCGTGCAGGCCGACATCGTGGCCGCCATGGCCGGTCCGGCGGTGCGGGTGTCGGCCGTGGGCGACGACGCCCAGGCCATCTACGGCTTCCGCTCGGGATCGGCCCGCCACATGCTCGAGTTCCCCGGCCGGTTCCCGGGCGCCGAAATGGTCGTCCTCGACCGCAACTACCGGTCCACGCCGCCGGTGGTGGACGCCGCCAACGCGGTGATCGCCGAAGCGGAGAAGGGCTTCGCCAAGGTGCAGCGGGCCGTCCGCGACGGCGCCGCCCGGCCCGTCCTGGCCACCTGCGCCGACGAGCCGGCCCAGTCGGCGTTCGTGTGCCGGAGCGTGCTGGAGCACCGCGAGCGTGGCGTCCCCCTCCGCCACCAGGCGGTCCTGTTCCGCACCGGCCACCACAGCGACGGCCTGGAGCTCGAGCTGGCCCGCCGCAACATCCCGTTCGTCAAGTACGGCGGCCTCAGGTTCCTGGAGGCGGCCCACGTCAAGGATCTGCTCGCCCTGCTGCGCGTCCTGGAGAACCCGAGCGACGAGCTGGCGTGGATGCGGGTGCTCGGGCTGGTCGAGGGCGTGGGGCCGGCCACCACCCGGCGGCTGCTGGGCGAGCTCGGCGTGGCCGAAGCCCTTGCGCTGCAACGGTTCCTGGCCGACGACGGTCCCCGCTTCCCGCCGGCCGCGGCCGTCGACGTGGCCGCCCTCCGACCGGCCCTGGCCGAGTGCGCGGGCGGCCAGGTCCCGCCCGCCACCCAGGTGGAGCGGCTGGCCGAGGCGTGCGTCCCGCTGTTCGCCCGGCGCTATCCCGGGACGGCGTCGGTGCGCCTGGCCGATCTCGAGCACCTTCGCGGCACCGCCACGTCGTACACGACGCGGAGCCGCTTCCTGGCCGAGCTCACGCTCGACCCGCCCGCCGCCACCGGCGACCAGGCGGGCCCGCCCGGCCTCGACGAGGACTGGCTCACCCTGTCCACCATCCACTCGGCCAAGGGCGGCGAGTGGCAGGTCGTGCACGTGATCCACGCCTCGGACGGCAACCTCCCGTCCGACATGTCGCTCGGGTCGTCGGACGAGGTGGAGGAGGAGCGCCGCCTGCTGTACGTGGCGCTCACCCGGGCCCGCGACACGCTCGTCGTCTCATACCCGTTGCGCTACTACGTCCACCGCTCCGGCTCGGACGACCGCCACACCTGGGGCCAGCCCAGCCGCTTCCTGGTGCGGGCGGCGGTGGCGTTCGACGCCGTGGCCGTGGGCGAGACGGTCGTCGACGACGACCCGGTGACGGCCGAGCTGGCCGCCCTGTGGGGGTAGAGGTCTGGAGTCGCCGCCCCTCGTCAGTCGGCCGAGGAGGCGAGCGTCGCCGGGTCGACCATCGACGCCGCCCTGGCCAGTGCACCCGGGTTGCGGGTGCCGACGCCGGGCGAGAACGGCAGAGCGGCGCGCAGCGCCCGCTGGAGCCAGGCCACGGCCAGCGGGGCGTGACGGGGCTCGACGTCGGGGTCGACGGCCGATCCCGAGAGGATCTGCACGGCGGCTCGCCGGACCCGGTCGGCGTCGGGCTCGTGGCCCGCCGCCCTGGCCCGGTGGACGAGGTGGGACGCCACCAGGTTCAGCTCCTCGGCGCCCCGGGTGACCGAGGCGTGGAGGGCGGGCAGGGCGGTGACCACCAGCCACAGGGGGGTGCGGCGGGCCAGGAAGCGGAGCGGCCCGACCCGGCCCGCCACCTTGGCGGCGACGGCGGCGCCGGTGGACCCGCCCAGCAGGGGGGCGTTGGGGTGCTCGGACAGCGCGCCGGCCAGGGCGGCCCGCTCGGCGACGGGGCGAGGGCGGTCGACGGCGTTGGCGGCGATGCGCCCGGCCAGCACCCGGCCCGGGGCCTCGACGGCGTCGCCCACGGCGGACAGCGATACCGAGCCGGCGCGGGACACCGACGTCATGGCCGCCCGGACGAAGTCGCGGATGGCGCCGGCCAGGCCAGCATCGCCGCTCGAGCCGGTCCCCGCCTGCTCCGATGCGGC
Proteins encoded in this window:
- a CDS encoding ATP-dependent helicase; its protein translation is MFAWLDDLDPEQRRAVLHDGGHLLIVAGAGSGKTRTLACRVARLLAEGARPERILLLTFSRRAAREMLARAGQLAEADGARRVWGGTFHAVANRLLRLHGAAVGLRPGFTVLDSGDNADLLGLVRSELGLGETGRRFPRKETLAAIYSRVVNAQEPLAEVVERSFPWCRDDIDGIRAVFAGYVERKRARNVVDYDDLLLYWRALALSPTAGPVLRSAFDQVLVDEYQDTNAVQADIVAAMAGPAVRVSAVGDDAQAIYGFRSGSARHMLEFPGRFPGAEMVVLDRNYRSTPPVVDAANAVIAEAEKGFAKVQRAVRDGAARPVLATCADEPAQSAFVCRSVLEHRERGVPLRHQAVLFRTGHHSDGLELELARRNIPFVKYGGLRFLEAAHVKDLLALLRVLENPSDELAWMRVLGLVEGVGPATTRRLLGELGVAEALALQRFLADDGPRFPPAAAVDVAALRPALAECAGGQVPPATQVERLAEACVPLFARRYPGTASVRLADLEHLRGTATSYTTRSRFLAELTLDPPAATGDQAGPPGLDEDWLTLSTIHSAKGGEWQVVHVIHASDGNLPSDMSLGSSDEVEEERRLLYVALTRARDTLVVSYPLRYYVHRSGSDDRHTWGQPSRFLVRAAVAFDAVAVGETVVDDDPVTAELAALWG